Proteins encoded in a region of the Mycobacterium branderi genome:
- a CDS encoding FAD-binding oxidoreductase produces MVLASLASVVGARHVSADADVLAGRSVDHTGRYRGRASALVRPGSADEVAEVLRVCRDAGAHVTIQGGRTSLVAGTVPEHDDVLLSTERLSAIGDVDTAERRIEVGAGATLAAVQRAAASAGLVFGVDLAARDTATVGGMASTNAGGLRTVRYGNMGEQVVGLDVALPDGSVLRRHSRVRADNTGYDLPSLFVGAEGTLGVITGLDLRLHPSPTHRVTAVCGFSDLAALVDAGRLFRDLDGIAALELIDRRATAAAPVDGDWLLLVELASDHDQTDRLADALAGVAMCGEPAVGVDPAAQQRLWRVRESVAELLGVYGPPLKFDVSLPLSSVDGFAAGAVALIGRHAPDAVPVLFGHIGEGNLHLNVLRCTSDAEAAVYAAMMELIAGCGGNVSSEHGVGSRKRGYVGMSREPADIAAMRRIKAAFDPTGYLNAAVLFSPDD; encoded by the coding sequence GTGGTTCTAGCGAGCCTGGCGAGCGTGGTGGGTGCCCGCCACGTCAGCGCCGATGCCGACGTGCTGGCCGGCCGCAGCGTCGACCACACCGGCCGCTACCGGGGACGGGCCAGTGCGCTGGTGCGGCCGGGATCGGCCGACGAGGTCGCCGAGGTGCTGCGGGTCTGCCGCGACGCCGGAGCGCACGTCACGATCCAGGGCGGCCGCACCTCGCTGGTGGCCGGGACCGTGCCCGAGCACGACGACGTGCTGCTGTCCACCGAAAGGCTCAGTGCCATCGGCGATGTCGACACCGCCGAACGCCGCATCGAAGTTGGCGCCGGCGCGACACTGGCCGCTGTGCAGCGCGCCGCGGCCTCCGCCGGCCTGGTGTTCGGTGTCGACCTCGCCGCGCGCGACACCGCGACAGTTGGCGGCATGGCGTCCACCAATGCCGGCGGACTGCGCACGGTTCGCTACGGCAACATGGGCGAGCAGGTCGTTGGTCTGGACGTCGCGCTGCCGGACGGCTCGGTGCTGCGCCGGCACAGCCGGGTGCGGGCCGACAACACCGGCTACGACCTACCGTCGCTGTTCGTCGGCGCCGAAGGCACGCTGGGCGTCATCACCGGGCTGGATCTGCGGCTGCACCCCAGCCCGACGCATCGCGTGACTGCGGTGTGCGGGTTTTCCGACCTGGCCGCACTGGTCGACGCCGGGCGGCTGTTCCGCGACCTCGACGGCATCGCCGCGCTGGAGCTGATCGACAGGCGTGCCACGGCCGCGGCACCGGTCGACGGTGACTGGCTGCTGTTGGTGGAGCTCGCATCCGACCACGACCAGACCGACCGATTGGCCGACGCGCTTGCGGGCGTGGCGATGTGCGGCGAGCCGGCCGTCGGCGTCGACCCGGCCGCGCAGCAGCGACTCTGGCGGGTGCGGGAATCGGTGGCAGAGCTGTTGGGCGTGTACGGACCGCCGCTGAAATTCGATGTTTCCCTTCCGCTTTCATCGGTCGACGGGTTCGCCGCGGGGGCCGTGGCGTTAATCGGTCGCCATGCGCCCGACGCGGTTCCGGTGCTGTTCGGGCATATCGGCGAGGGCAATCTGCATCTCAATGTGCTGCGCTGTACATCCGACGCAGAAGCCGCGGTGTACGCGGCGATGATGGAGCTGATCGCGGGCTGCGGCGGCAATGTCAGCTCCGAGCACGGCGTCGGCAGCCGAAAACGCGGCTACGTCGGCATGTCACGCGAACCGGCCGACATCGCGGCGATGCGGCGGATCAAAGCCGCTTTCGACCCGACCGGTTACCTCAACGCCGCGGTGCTGTTCAGTCCCGACGACTGA
- a CDS encoding acyl-CoA dehydrogenase produces the protein MKSTLLSPRDLDFLLFEWLRVEDLTKRERFAEHSRETFSGVLELCEQLATRYFAPHNKKSDAHEPSFDGTTLTIIPEVKEALDAFAAADLLGMAMDAELGGAQLPATVAQAGFAWLAAANVSTAGYVMLTMANANLIAKFGTAEQVSTFVKPMLAGRFFGTMCLSETQAGSSLADIATRAEPHDDGSYRLFGSKMWISGGEHELTDNIVHLVLAKIPGGPPGTKGISLFIVPKFLVGPDGSLGERNDVVLAGLNHKMGYRGITNTVLNFGEGAFRPGGQAGAVGYLVGEPHRGITYMFTMMNEARLGVGMGAIALGYTGYLKSLQYARERPQGRPVMSKDPATPQIPIIEHADVKRMLLAQKSYVEGALALGLYCARLVDIQHSAESADERDNATLLLDILTPVAKSWPSQWCLAANDLAIQVHGGYGYTREYDVEQHYRDNRLNPIHEGTHGIQSLDLLGRKVTQRNGASLLALGDAIKHSIAAAEAAGGDLAGFAAELDAVSRRLTAVTTAMFSSGDIEAAMANSAIYLEAFGHLVIAWMWLEQLLAADGKTGDFYDGKRQAARYFFRYELPRTAPQLDLLESLDRTTLEMQPQWF, from the coding sequence GTGAAGTCGACATTGCTCTCGCCCCGAGACCTGGACTTCTTGCTCTTCGAGTGGTTGCGGGTCGAGGACCTGACCAAGCGGGAACGCTTCGCCGAGCACTCTCGGGAGACGTTTAGCGGCGTGCTCGAGCTGTGCGAACAGCTGGCGACCCGATATTTCGCCCCGCACAACAAGAAGAGCGACGCGCACGAGCCCAGCTTCGACGGCACGACGCTCACGATCATTCCCGAGGTGAAGGAGGCGCTGGACGCGTTCGCGGCCGCCGATCTGCTCGGCATGGCCATGGACGCCGAACTCGGCGGAGCGCAACTTCCGGCGACGGTCGCGCAAGCCGGGTTCGCCTGGCTGGCGGCGGCCAACGTCAGCACCGCCGGCTACGTCATGCTGACGATGGCCAACGCGAACCTGATCGCGAAATTCGGTACCGCCGAACAGGTCTCGACCTTCGTCAAGCCGATGCTGGCCGGCCGGTTCTTCGGCACCATGTGCCTGTCCGAAACCCAGGCGGGATCGTCGCTGGCCGACATCGCCACCCGCGCCGAACCTCACGACGACGGCAGCTACCGGCTGTTCGGCTCGAAGATGTGGATATCCGGCGGCGAACACGAACTGACCGACAACATCGTGCATCTGGTGCTGGCCAAGATTCCAGGCGGACCACCGGGCACCAAAGGCATCTCGCTGTTCATCGTGCCCAAGTTTCTCGTCGGGCCCGACGGGTCGCTCGGCGAGCGCAACGACGTCGTGCTGGCCGGGCTCAACCACAAGATGGGCTATCGCGGAATCACCAACACCGTCCTGAACTTCGGTGAAGGGGCCTTCCGGCCCGGCGGGCAAGCCGGGGCCGTCGGCTACCTGGTCGGCGAACCCCACCGCGGCATCACCTACATGTTCACGATGATGAACGAGGCCCGCCTCGGAGTGGGTATGGGCGCTATCGCGCTGGGCTACACCGGCTACCTCAAGTCGCTGCAATACGCCCGCGAACGACCGCAAGGCCGGCCGGTGATGTCGAAAGACCCGGCAACGCCGCAGATTCCGATCATCGAGCACGCGGATGTCAAACGGATGCTGCTGGCCCAGAAGTCCTACGTGGAAGGCGCGCTGGCGCTGGGGCTGTATTGCGCCAGGCTGGTCGACATCCAGCACAGCGCCGAGTCTGCCGACGAGCGCGACAACGCCACGCTGCTGCTAGATATCCTGACTCCGGTCGCCAAAAGCTGGCCGTCGCAATGGTGTCTGGCGGCCAACGACTTGGCGATTCAGGTGCACGGCGGCTATGGCTACACCCGTGAGTACGACGTCGAGCAGCACTACCGCGACAACCGGCTCAACCCGATCCACGAGGGCACCCACGGCATCCAGAGCCTGGACCTGTTGGGCCGCAAGGTCACTCAACGCAACGGCGCAAGCCTGCTGGCCCTGGGCGACGCCATCAAGCACAGCATCGCCGCCGCCGAGGCGGCCGGCGGCGACCTGGCCGGATTCGCCGCCGAGCTGGACGCGGTGAGCCGACGGTTGACGGCAGTGACCACGGCCATGTTCTCGTCGGGCGACATCGAGGCGGCGATGGCCAACAGCGCGATCTACCTCGAGGCGTTCGGCCACCTCGTCATCGCCTGGATGTGGCTGGAGCAACTGCTGGCCGCCGACGGCAAGACCGGCGACTTCTACGACGGCAAACGCCAAGCGGCCCGCTACTTCTTCCGCTACGAATTGCCCAGGACCGCACCGCAACTCGACCTGCTGGAGAGCCTGGACCGCACCACGCTGGAGATGCAGCCGCAGTGGTTCTAG
- a CDS encoding alpha/beta hydrolase produces MVQREDVLFNSGHDRISAWLYRPDSTGDAPLLVMAHGLGAVRAMRLDAYAERFSAAGYACLVFDYRNFGDSEGQPRQLLDVGMQLQDWTAAVAYGRTLPGVDQSRIGLWGTSFGGGHVIATAAQLPGIAAVVAQCPFTDGIASARTLSPLVTARISALAIRDLIAARLGNDPVMVATAGKPGEVALMNAPDAYAGYLRLMPDGAQPPNEVAARIGVKILAYRPGRLTAKIPCPILFCVCETDSVAPAGPTLRYAAKAPKGEVKVYPEGHFAIYVDDAFECVVADQIAFLDKHLKANQTS; encoded by the coding sequence ATGGTGCAACGGGAGGACGTTTTGTTCAACTCCGGCCACGACCGGATCAGCGCGTGGCTCTACCGGCCGGACAGCACCGGCGATGCGCCGTTGCTGGTGATGGCCCACGGGCTGGGCGCGGTGCGCGCCATGCGGCTGGACGCCTATGCCGAACGGTTCAGCGCCGCTGGGTACGCGTGCCTGGTGTTCGACTACCGCAACTTCGGCGACAGTGAGGGCCAGCCGAGGCAGCTGCTCGACGTGGGTATGCAATTGCAGGACTGGACCGCCGCCGTCGCCTACGGCCGCACCCTGCCGGGAGTCGACCAAAGCCGAATCGGCCTGTGGGGCACGTCGTTTGGCGGCGGACATGTCATCGCCACCGCGGCGCAGCTGCCCGGCATCGCGGCCGTCGTCGCGCAATGTCCGTTCACCGACGGGATCGCCTCGGCCCGGACACTCAGCCCGCTCGTCACCGCACGCATCAGCGCGCTGGCGATCCGCGACCTCATAGCGGCACGGCTCGGCAACGACCCGGTGATGGTCGCGACGGCGGGCAAGCCGGGCGAGGTGGCGCTGATGAACGCCCCCGACGCGTATGCCGGTTATCTGCGGCTGATGCCCGACGGGGCACAGCCGCCCAACGAGGTCGCGGCCCGCATCGGGGTGAAGATCCTGGCCTATCGCCCCGGCCGGCTCACCGCCAAGATCCCGTGTCCAATCTTGTTCTGCGTCTGCGAAACCGACTCGGTGGCACCGGCCGGCCCCACGCTGCGCTACGCCGCCAAGGCGCCCAAAGGTGAGGTCAAGGTCTATCCCGAGGGCCATTTCGCGATCTACGTCGACGACGCCTTCGAGTGCGTCGTCGCCGACCAGATCGCGTTCCTCGACAAGCATCTGAAGGCCAACCAGACGAGTTAG
- a CDS encoding cytochrome P450 translates to MTADLTVDSRPDVDIADGGFYAGDSRAAYRWMRTNEPVFRDRNGLVGIATYKALIEAERRPDLFSSAGGIRPDYVPPVPMMIDMDDPGHLRRRKLVNTGFSRKRVQNLADSIESLCDSLIDAVCERGECDFVWDLAAPLPMAVIGDLLGVRPEEREMFLKWSDDLVTSLSSKMSEADHQVTIEAYLAFTEYTQRLIDARRAEPTDDLISVMTHAVIDGERLTDAEIIQDALLILVGGDETTRHTLTGGTAQLLREPEQLTALSADPDALMGNAVEEMLRWTSPVKNMCRQLTADVPYHGTALRQGEKVMLLFESANFDEDQFDSPETFDIRRYPNNHLAFGFGTHFCMGNQLARLEISLMTRKVLERLPGLTLATDAALPLRAANFVSGLEKMPVSFTPSKPKAGELS, encoded by the coding sequence ATGACAGCTGACCTCACTGTCGACAGCCGACCAGATGTCGACATTGCGGATGGTGGCTTCTACGCCGGTGATTCCCGCGCGGCGTACCGCTGGATGCGGACGAACGAGCCGGTTTTCCGGGACCGCAACGGGCTTGTCGGGATCGCGACGTATAAGGCTCTGATCGAGGCTGAGCGGCGGCCGGACCTGTTCTCGAGTGCAGGGGGCATCCGACCGGACTATGTCCCTCCGGTGCCGATGATGATCGACATGGATGATCCCGGGCATCTGCGCCGGCGCAAACTGGTCAACACCGGCTTCTCCCGCAAGCGGGTACAAAACCTGGCGGATTCGATTGAATCGCTGTGCGATTCACTGATCGACGCGGTCTGCGAACGCGGCGAATGCGACTTCGTGTGGGATCTGGCGGCGCCGCTGCCGATGGCGGTAATCGGTGACCTCCTGGGGGTGCGCCCCGAGGAACGCGAGATGTTTCTCAAATGGTCCGACGATCTGGTCACGAGCCTGAGCTCGAAGATGTCAGAGGCCGATCACCAAGTCACCATCGAGGCATATCTGGCGTTCACCGAGTACACACAACGCCTGATCGACGCGCGACGCGCCGAGCCGACCGACGATCTGATCAGCGTGATGACTCACGCGGTGATCGACGGGGAACGGTTGACCGATGCGGAGATCATCCAGGACGCGTTGCTGATCCTCGTCGGCGGAGACGAGACCACCCGGCACACATTGACCGGGGGTACCGCGCAACTGCTACGCGAACCCGAGCAACTGACCGCGCTCAGCGCGGACCCCGATGCGCTGATGGGCAACGCGGTCGAAGAGATGCTGCGGTGGACGTCACCGGTGAAAAACATGTGCAGACAGCTGACCGCGGATGTGCCGTATCACGGCACGGCGCTGCGCCAAGGGGAGAAAGTGATGTTGCTGTTCGAGTCGGCCAACTTCGACGAGGACCAATTCGACAGCCCTGAAACGTTCGATATTCGGCGTTACCCCAACAACCACTTGGCTTTCGGCTTCGGCACGCACTTCTGCATGGGCAATCAACTTGCACGACTGGAAATTTCACTGATGACCCGAAAGGTGCTCGAGCGGCTGCCCGGGCTGACGCTGGCCACTGATGCCGCGCTGCCGCTGCGGGCGGCCAACTTCGTCAGCGGCCTGGAGAAGATGCCGGTGTCCTTCACCCCGTCCAAGCCCAAAGCTGGGGAGCTGTCATGA
- a CDS encoding SDR family oxidoreductase translates to MTPSLRARTYLVTGGGSGIGKGVAAALVRAGAFVAIAGRNADRLSAATGQLSSAAPGRVRAVPADVTVEEDVAEVVGIAAQWNGRLHGVVHCAGGTETLGPITQIDSDGWRRTVDLNVNGTMYLLKHAGREMVRAGGGSFVGISSIAASNTHRWFGAYGPSKAALDNLLQLAADELGPSWVRVNGIRPGLTRTELVAPVLELAPLSEDYRINTPLPRVGEVEDIAHLALFLLSDESSWITGQLINVDGGQMLRRGPDYSSMVGPMFGEEALRGVVNT, encoded by the coding sequence ATGACCCCGTCACTGCGTGCGCGCACGTACCTCGTCACCGGCGGTGGCAGCGGCATCGGCAAAGGTGTGGCCGCCGCGCTGGTCCGAGCAGGCGCCTTCGTCGCGATCGCCGGCCGCAACGCCGACCGACTCTCAGCGGCTACCGGGCAACTTTCGAGTGCCGCGCCCGGCCGCGTGCGGGCAGTGCCCGCCGACGTGACGGTGGAGGAAGACGTCGCCGAAGTGGTCGGCATTGCGGCCCAGTGGAACGGCAGGCTGCACGGGGTCGTGCACTGCGCGGGCGGCACCGAAACCCTTGGACCGATCACCCAGATCGACTCCGATGGATGGCGGCGCACCGTCGACCTCAACGTCAACGGGACCATGTACCTGCTCAAGCACGCCGGCCGGGAGATGGTGCGCGCCGGCGGCGGATCGTTCGTCGGCATCTCCTCCATCGCCGCAAGTAACACCCACCGCTGGTTCGGGGCCTACGGGCCGAGCAAGGCCGCGCTGGACAATCTTCTCCAGCTCGCCGCCGACGAGCTGGGACCATCCTGGGTGCGCGTCAACGGCATCAGACCCGGACTCACACGAACCGAATTGGTGGCGCCCGTCCTCGAGCTCGCACCGCTGAGCGAGGACTACCGAATCAACACCCCGCTGCCCCGCGTCGGTGAGGTTGAGGACATCGCCCATTTAGCGCTGTTTTTGCTCAGCGATGAATCCAGCTGGATCACAGGCCAACTCATCAACGTCGACGGCGGCCAGATGCTGCGTCGCGGCCCGGACTACTCGTCGATGGTCGGCCCGATGTTCGGTGAAGAAGCGCTGCGCGGCGTCGTCAATACCTAG
- a CDS encoding mycofactocin-coupled SDR family oxidoreductase produces MNRVNGKVAVITGAARGQGRSHAVHLADEGADIIALDICADIDSNEYPLGSAADLDETRELVEKSGRRVITAQVDVRDRAHLKTVLDEAVAELGGLDVVVANAAICPLGNHIPAQGFIDAFDVDFVGVVNTVHVALPHLKAGGSVIVTGSIAGLLPTTGLNGGNLQGPGGAGYGLAKKMVKEYTKALALTLGPQSIRVNAVHPTNVDTDMLHNEPMYKTFRPDLQNPSRADAELSFPFLQAMPIPYVDPADISHAVVYLASAESRYVTGQQLFVDAGAGLKMGL; encoded by the coding sequence ATGAATCGTGTCAACGGCAAGGTCGCCGTCATCACCGGCGCCGCACGCGGGCAAGGCCGCAGCCACGCAGTACATCTCGCTGACGAAGGCGCCGACATCATCGCACTCGACATCTGCGCCGACATCGACTCCAACGAGTACCCGCTAGGCAGCGCCGCCGACCTCGATGAGACGCGTGAGCTGGTCGAGAAATCGGGTCGTCGGGTGATCACCGCACAGGTCGACGTGCGCGACCGCGCGCACCTGAAAACGGTGCTCGACGAGGCGGTCGCCGAGCTGGGCGGGCTCGACGTGGTGGTGGCCAACGCGGCGATCTGCCCGCTGGGCAACCACATTCCGGCGCAGGGCTTCATCGACGCGTTCGACGTCGACTTCGTCGGCGTCGTGAACACCGTTCACGTCGCCCTGCCGCACCTCAAAGCCGGCGGGTCGGTGATCGTCACGGGTTCGATCGCCGGACTGCTTCCGACCACCGGACTCAACGGTGGCAACCTCCAAGGACCGGGCGGGGCGGGATACGGGCTAGCCAAGAAGATGGTCAAGGAGTACACCAAGGCGTTGGCTCTCACCCTCGGTCCGCAGAGCATCCGCGTGAACGCCGTGCATCCCACGAACGTGGACACCGACATGCTGCACAACGAACCGATGTATAAGACGTTCCGCCCAGACTTGCAGAATCCGAGCCGCGCCGACGCTGAACTGTCGTTTCCATTCCTGCAAGCGATGCCCATACCGTACGTCGACCCCGCAGACATATCGCATGCCGTCGTCTATCTCGCATCGGCCGAATCACGTTACGTCACAGGGCAGCAACTGTTCGTCGACGCCGGCGCCGGGCTGAAGATGGGACTGTGA
- a CDS encoding DUF7064 domain-containing protein, with protein sequence MGYSAADESFTHQLPRPFDEVHHPDATWSDRCYFFAASPDGSLLLASGYGNNPNTKSGLGYVKVSLADGRHYDLMSGRPVSGSDRVDVSAGPMSWTCVEPLKKWKLEVQPNNSGISWELYYEPTAPMWELLPLKVHGDDGRVIADMYHMKEPGKWTGWVDIEGERISVDGFHGGRDRTFGVRVSDQIDFWLWLDAGFDNRAIEAWIFETSDGEVTYVDGGITHNDGTLSKRFVKIDHDVEFDGDRKRPARATLIFTDEDGTTYRVTADTPHQHVNAYYGLPMAKCNYEDLGDGAYFIHYRWDANDRDELVETEDKAMAVDQLMRFDFDGRIGWGIFEILMGGKAYPRYPSWRPMDMSSFTQDKTPVDRLPADRDAEGRS encoded by the coding sequence ATGGGTTACTCGGCAGCCGACGAATCGTTCACCCACCAACTGCCGCGCCCCTTCGACGAGGTTCACCACCCGGACGCGACCTGGTCTGACCGTTGCTACTTCTTTGCCGCCTCACCGGACGGCAGCCTGCTGCTGGCCTCCGGTTACGGAAACAACCCCAACACAAAATCGGGGCTGGGCTACGTCAAAGTCAGCTTGGCCGACGGTAGACACTACGACTTGATGTCCGGCAGACCGGTGTCAGGCAGCGATCGAGTCGACGTGAGCGCGGGTCCCATGTCGTGGACGTGCGTCGAGCCGCTGAAGAAGTGGAAACTCGAAGTGCAGCCCAACAACTCGGGCATCTCATGGGAGCTCTACTACGAACCGACCGCCCCGATGTGGGAACTGTTGCCGCTGAAGGTGCACGGTGACGACGGCCGGGTCATCGCCGACATGTACCACATGAAGGAACCGGGAAAGTGGACCGGTTGGGTAGACATAGAAGGCGAGCGGATCTCGGTCGACGGATTCCATGGCGGGCGCGATCGCACGTTCGGCGTGCGGGTATCAGATCAGATCGACTTCTGGCTGTGGCTTGATGCCGGTTTCGATAATCGGGCGATTGAAGCCTGGATCTTCGAAACTTCCGACGGTGAGGTCACGTACGTCGACGGCGGCATCACCCACAACGACGGAACTTTGTCGAAGCGGTTCGTCAAGATCGACCATGACGTCGAGTTCGACGGCGACCGCAAGCGACCAGCTCGCGCGACGCTGATCTTCACCGACGAGGACGGCACGACATACCGGGTCACCGCCGACACACCGCACCAGCACGTCAACGCCTACTACGGCTTGCCGATGGCGAAGTGCAACTACGAGGACCTCGGTGACGGTGCCTACTTCATCCATTACCGGTGGGACGCAAACGATAGAGATGAACTGGTCGAGACAGAAGACAAGGCGATGGCTGTCGACCAGCTCATGCGGTTCGACTTCGACGGTCGGATCGGTTGGGGCATCTTTGAAATTCTCATGGGCGGCAAGGCTTATCCGAGATACCCGTCGTGGCGGCCGATGGACATGTCGTCCTTCACGCAGGACAAGACACCGGTAGACCGGCTGCCGGCCGACCGCGACGCAGAAGGCCGATCGTGA
- a CDS encoding phosphotransferase family protein has translation MTGDGEVGQRLTTWLRTQLADADDVRIDGLDRVTFGHSAEMMVLTLVTEQSGEERRRDVVLRLRPKPPALLEPYDLSRQFKILKALQGSSVRAPRALWLEDSGDILGRPFLIMERIAGSVYEMEAPQGPDATPDRIRRMCQSMAEQLAAIHTVDLEATGLRDLDDGHSHLDREIDHWADEMHRVQRGTLPALERLLRALRATKPTPCPHVTLVHGDAKPGNFAFVGDDVSAVFDWEMTTVGDPLTDIGWMELLWMQPVGLTSHDAAPSIEDFIAHYEAVSGIAVQNRQWYRALNAFKMAVICLIGAMLFDEGHSDDMKLVVAAGGTHLLTQLGLAELGITEQFDSGPVDIRPERIAEAEARTAAAVEPVNTN, from the coding sequence GTGACAGGCGACGGCGAAGTCGGGCAGCGCTTGACGACATGGCTGCGCACGCAGCTGGCCGATGCCGACGACGTGCGTATCGACGGCCTCGACCGGGTGACGTTCGGTCACTCGGCCGAAATGATGGTCTTGACGCTGGTTACTGAACAAAGTGGTGAAGAGCGCCGCCGCGACGTGGTGTTGCGGCTGCGTCCCAAGCCGCCGGCCTTGCTCGAACCCTATGACCTATCACGCCAATTCAAGATCCTCAAAGCTCTGCAAGGGTCATCGGTGCGGGCGCCCCGTGCACTGTGGCTCGAGGACTCGGGCGACATACTCGGACGGCCGTTTCTGATCATGGAGCGCATAGCGGGAAGCGTCTACGAAATGGAGGCGCCGCAAGGGCCGGACGCCACGCCCGACCGCATCCGACGGATGTGTCAGAGCATGGCTGAACAGTTGGCCGCCATCCACACAGTGGACCTCGAAGCCACCGGATTGCGCGACCTCGACGACGGACATAGCCATCTCGACCGCGAGATTGACCATTGGGCAGACGAAATGCACCGTGTGCAGCGCGGCACGCTACCGGCGCTGGAACGGCTACTGCGCGCGCTGCGGGCGACCAAGCCCACACCGTGCCCGCACGTGACACTGGTGCACGGCGACGCGAAACCAGGCAACTTCGCTTTCGTCGGCGATGACGTCAGTGCAGTCTTCGACTGGGAGATGACCACTGTCGGCGACCCGCTGACGGACATCGGATGGATGGAACTGCTGTGGATGCAGCCCGTCGGCCTCACCAGCCACGACGCGGCGCCGAGCATCGAGGACTTCATCGCTCACTATGAAGCGGTCAGTGGGATCGCCGTGCAGAACCGCCAGTGGTACCGCGCGTTGAACGCGTTCAAGATGGCCGTGATCTGCCTCATCGGCGCCATGCTCTTCGATGAGGGGCATTCCGATGACATGAAACTCGTCGTCGCGGCCGGTGGAACACATCTGCTGACGCAGCTCGGTCTCGCCGAGCTGGGAATCACCGAGCAGTTCGACTCAGGACCTGTCGACATCCGGCCGGAGCGAATAGCCGAGGCCGAAGCCCGAACAGCGGCCGCCGTCGAACCGGTCAACACCAACTGA
- a CDS encoding GbsR/MarR family transcriptional regulator yields the protein MRPEEAEFVDRIGLFFEGLGAPRTMGRVYGWLMICDPPQQSLTELATALSVSKASVSTVARQLQTAGMIERLPSASRRHLYRITPGGFTHVLNVQLSLMKPGVHAADFGLQLLGEDRAEQRERLEDFRDFCEFCNNDYRDELARLWTDYRDKRRKR from the coding sequence GTGCGCCCCGAGGAGGCCGAGTTCGTCGACCGCATCGGCTTGTTCTTCGAGGGGCTGGGCGCGCCGCGGACGATGGGCCGGGTCTACGGCTGGCTGATGATCTGCGATCCACCGCAGCAATCGTTGACCGAATTGGCGACGGCGCTGTCGGTGAGCAAGGCATCCGTCAGCACGGTGGCTCGGCAACTGCAGACGGCCGGGATGATCGAGCGGCTTCCGTCGGCGTCTCGTCGACACCTCTACCGCATCACTCCCGGCGGCTTCACCCACGTCCTCAACGTGCAATTGAGCCTCATGAAGCCGGGGGTGCACGCCGCCGACTTCGGCCTGCAGCTGCTCGGCGAGGACCGTGCCGAACAACGCGAGCGGCTCGAGGATTTCAGGGATTTCTGCGAGTTCTGCAACAACGACTACCGCGACGAGTTGGCGCGGTTGTGGACGGACTACCGGGACAAGAGGAGGAAGCGGTGA
- a CDS encoding class I SAM-dependent methyltransferase: MTGKVDFSGVRWGSVEWTNLCTLYLRAYESRLAQPILGDRAAAEAVERIDYDWARVHRRVQPSIYQFLVALRAKQLDDWAADFLNQNPDAVVVHLGCGLDTRYQRLQPAQQWFDVDVPQVINLRRQLYDDTNGYRMIGSSVTDPQWLGQVPAGRNALIVAEGLLMYLTEAEIRDLLQRLLDRFDHGELLADLGAWWGPRLSKVITSGITKSGTRDGREFSEWNPRLKLGEISPIIDATKIPLRPQRALYRILGAIPVVRNSDRLFRFRF; this comes from the coding sequence GTGACGGGCAAGGTGGACTTCTCCGGCGTGCGCTGGGGCTCGGTGGAGTGGACGAACCTGTGCACGCTGTACCTACGCGCCTACGAAAGCCGGTTGGCGCAACCCATTCTCGGCGACCGGGCCGCCGCCGAGGCCGTGGAGCGGATCGACTACGACTGGGCCCGCGTGCACCGCAGGGTCCAGCCGTCGATCTACCAGTTCCTGGTTGCGTTGCGCGCCAAGCAACTTGACGATTGGGCGGCCGACTTCTTAAACCAGAACCCGGACGCCGTGGTCGTACATCTGGGCTGCGGGCTGGACACCCGGTACCAGCGGCTGCAGCCGGCACAGCAGTGGTTCGACGTCGACGTCCCGCAAGTGATCAACTTGCGTCGCCAGCTGTACGACGACACCAACGGCTACCGGATGATCGGGTCCTCGGTGACCGATCCGCAATGGCTCGGCCAGGTGCCGGCGGGCCGTAACGCGTTGATCGTCGCCGAAGGGCTGCTGATGTATCTGACCGAGGCCGAGATACGTGACCTACTGCAGCGGCTGCTCGATCGGTTCGACCACGGTGAACTGCTGGCAGACCTCGGGGCGTGGTGGGGACCCCGACTGTCCAAGGTGATCACGTCGGGAATCACCAAATCCGGCACGCGCGACGGCCGCGAATTCAGCGAGTGGAACCCGCGGCTGAAACTCGGCGAGATATCACCGATTATCGACGCGACGAAAATCCCGTTGCGGCCGCAACGCGCGCTCTACCGGATACTCGGCGCAATCCCGGTCGTCAGGAACTCTGACCGGCTGTTTCGATTTCGGTTTTGA